A single window of Halobacterium jilantaiense DNA harbors:
- a CDS encoding ABC transporter ATP-binding protein → MADQLQTTRRRSEPDDATTGDDVILELDGVTKAYGAETAVSDLSLAVRDGELLTLLGPSGCGKTTTLRMLAGLERPTEGAIELAGDAVAGPDTFVAAEDRGVGIVFQDFALFPHLSVRENVAFGLTDRDGDAADDRVDEMLDLVDMPDMGDRAVDQLSGGQQQRVALARSLAPEPDILLLDEPFSNLDVRLRVEMREEVRRILKAAGVTAVSVTHDQEEALSISDRVAVLNDGHIEQVGDPEGVFEHPESRFVASFLGQAAFLSGMVNEDTVDTAVGSYDRGLLKGLTDGYTGAMVDVLVRPDDLRAVPATGDTGNGTIVKRQYTGPSFIYHVELDNGDVVRCLHNHAEDMDVGEPVTVDLVSDHSLAWYPTE, encoded by the coding sequence ATGGCTGACCAACTCCAGACGACGAGACGCCGGTCGGAGCCAGACGACGCCACCACCGGGGACGACGTGATCCTCGAACTGGACGGCGTGACGAAGGCGTACGGAGCCGAAACCGCCGTCAGCGACCTCTCGCTGGCCGTGCGCGACGGCGAACTCCTCACACTGCTGGGGCCCTCGGGGTGCGGGAAGACGACGACGCTCCGCATGCTCGCGGGCCTCGAACGCCCAACCGAGGGGGCCATCGAACTCGCCGGCGACGCCGTCGCCGGTCCCGACACGTTCGTCGCCGCGGAGGACCGCGGCGTCGGCATCGTCTTCCAAGACTTCGCGCTGTTCCCACACCTCAGCGTCCGGGAGAACGTCGCGTTCGGGCTCACCGACCGCGACGGCGACGCGGCCGACGACCGCGTCGACGAGATGCTCGACCTCGTCGACATGCCAGACATGGGCGACCGCGCGGTCGACCAGCTCTCCGGCGGCCAGCAGCAGCGCGTCGCGCTCGCCCGCAGCCTCGCGCCGGAGCCCGACATCCTGTTGCTCGACGAGCCGTTCTCGAATCTGGACGTGCGGCTGCGCGTCGAGATGCGCGAGGAGGTCCGCCGCATCCTGAAGGCAGCCGGCGTCACCGCCGTCTCCGTCACGCACGACCAAGAGGAGGCGCTGTCCATCTCCGACCGCGTCGCCGTGCTGAACGACGGCCACATCGAACAGGTGGGCGACCCCGAGGGCGTCTTCGAACACCCCGAATCCCGGTTCGTCGCCTCCTTCCTCGGGCAGGCGGCGTTTCTCTCCGGGATGGTCAACGAGGACACCGTCGACACCGCCGTCGGCTCCTACGACCGCGGGCTCCTGAAGGGGCTGACGGACGGCTACACCGGCGCGATGGTGGACGTGCTCGTGCGCCCCGACGACCTCCGGGCGGTCCCGGCGACCGGGGACACCGGCAACGGCACCATCGTCAAGCGACAGTACACCGGCCCGTCGTTCATCTACCACGTCGAACTCGACAACGGCGACGTGGTGCGGTGTCTCCACAACCACGCCGAGGACATGGACGTCGGCGAGCCCGTGACAGTCGACCTCGTCAGTGACCACTCGCTGGCTTGGTACCCGACCGAGTGA
- a CDS encoding ArnT family glycosyltransferase: MVRLRRLAASPLAPVALAAAAAVAAYAVSVLVFPYHSLNHDEAVYLQQAAMLLDGRLFLQPPVEDAFRPWFFVESARGLYPKYAPPTAAVYALGELAGSFRYALPAVAGATVALLYGVVREAWDRRTAAVAAVATLASPLFVVQSGVFLPYAPTTMLNLAFALAYFRAERTGSARLDALAGLAVGLAFFARPYTAVLFAVPFIGHAVWTLQTPLRETLRERTVDTLVVRRAATAGLGLAGVAGTLGYNAVVTGDPTVFPYQAFAPLDGLGFGHREILGYEQDYTVWLALRSNAEVVGTFLLDWAPFGVAGSLLAAAGLFVSRRRGWTWQQRVLAGVVGSVVVGNLAFWGNRNVLGGLADHSDGLVSALGPYYHYDLLVPASAFAAVGLLAVVDRVRRTARSRLDGRRATAVLVAALLVASAVLGASAATATGSKLQANADVTADYETAYEPFEPEPPQNAVVLLPDPYGDWLNHPFQALRNDPGFDGETLYALDDHALDAAAAYPDRALYRYSYRGTWTPGTGDPVDPVLREVAAASGETVTVDASFGLPSWTAGASITVESGDGRAFYTLDDAASREAGSLSVVVADGRVRAAGAVTPSGNASVPLAGDVTVTVLVDGGYGAGFQYRLDVPVAASTDGYRALSPQLELCTDLRNCGGASAYVDGVGPEGTWLNATVDGT, from the coding sequence ATGGTCCGGCTCCGCCGCCTCGCTGCGAGCCCCCTCGCGCCAGTCGCGCTCGCGGCGGCTGCGGCGGTCGCCGCGTACGCCGTCTCCGTCCTCGTCTTCCCCTACCACTCCCTGAACCACGACGAGGCCGTCTACCTCCAGCAGGCGGCGATGCTCCTCGACGGCCGACTGTTCCTCCAGCCGCCGGTCGAGGACGCGTTCCGGCCGTGGTTCTTCGTGGAGTCCGCCCGCGGCCTCTACCCGAAGTACGCGCCGCCGACGGCCGCCGTCTACGCCCTCGGGGAACTCGCCGGCAGCTTCCGGTACGCGCTCCCCGCGGTGGCGGGCGCGACCGTCGCGCTGCTCTACGGCGTCGTCCGCGAGGCCTGGGACCGCCGGACCGCCGCGGTCGCCGCCGTCGCGACGCTGGCGTCGCCGCTGTTCGTCGTGCAGTCCGGGGTCTTCCTCCCGTACGCGCCGACGACGATGCTGAACCTCGCGTTCGCGCTCGCGTACTTCCGCGCCGAGCGAACCGGGAGCGCGCGTCTGGACGCGCTCGCGGGCCTCGCCGTCGGACTCGCGTTCTTCGCGCGACCGTACACCGCGGTCCTGTTCGCGGTGCCGTTCATCGGCCACGCCGTCTGGACACTGCAAACACCGCTCCGCGAGACACTCCGCGAGCGCACGGTCGATACACTGGTCGTCCGTCGCGCCGCGACGGCCGGCCTCGGGCTGGCGGGCGTGGCGGGCACGCTCGGCTACAACGCTGTCGTCACCGGCGACCCGACGGTGTTCCCCTACCAGGCGTTCGCGCCGCTGGACGGTCTCGGGTTCGGCCACCGAGAGATTCTCGGGTACGAGCAGGACTACACCGTCTGGCTGGCGCTGCGGTCGAACGCCGAGGTCGTCGGCACCTTCCTGCTGGACTGGGCTCCATTCGGTGTCGCCGGGAGCCTGCTCGCCGCGGCCGGCCTGTTCGTCAGCCGGCGGCGGGGGTGGACGTGGCAGCAGCGCGTCCTCGCCGGCGTCGTCGGGAGCGTCGTCGTCGGCAACCTCGCGTTCTGGGGGAACCGGAACGTGCTCGGGGGGCTGGCGGACCACTCGGACGGGCTCGTCAGCGCGCTCGGGCCGTACTACCACTACGACCTCCTGGTGCCCGCGAGCGCGTTCGCCGCAGTCGGGCTGCTCGCGGTCGTCGACCGCGTTCGACGCACTGCGCGCTCGCGCCTCGACGGCCGGCGGGCGACGGCGGTTCTGGTCGCTGCCCTGCTTGTCGCGAGCGCCGTTCTCGGGGCGAGCGCCGCGACGGCGACGGGCTCGAAACTGCAGGCGAACGCGGACGTGACCGCCGACTACGAGACCGCCTACGAGCCGTTCGAGCCCGAACCCCCGCAGAACGCGGTCGTCCTCCTGCCGGACCCGTACGGCGACTGGCTGAACCACCCGTTCCAGGCGCTCCGAAACGACCCCGGGTTCGACGGCGAGACGCTGTACGCGCTCGACGACCACGCCCTCGACGCGGCCGCGGCGTACCCCGACCGCGCGCTCTACCGGTACAGCTACCGGGGGACGTGGACGCCCGGCACCGGCGACCCGGTCGACCCGGTACTCCGCGAGGTGGCGGCCGCGTCTGGAGAGACGGTGACCGTCGACGCGAGCTTCGGTCTCCCGTCGTGGACGGCGGGTGCTAGTATCACCGTCGAGTCAGGTGACGGCCGCGCGTTCTACACGCTCGACGACGCGGCCAGCCGGGAGGCCGGCTCGCTCTCCGTGGTCGTCGCCGACGGCCGGGTTCGCGCAGCCGGCGCGGTCACACCCAGCGGGAACGCCTCCGTGCCGCTGGCGGGCGACGTAACGGTGACTGTGCTCGTCGACGGCGGTTACGGCGCGGGCTTCCAGTACCGCCTCGACGTCCCCGTCGCGGCGTCGACCGATGGCTATCGGGCGCTGTCGCCGCAACTGGAACTCTGCACCGACCTCCGGAACTGCGGGGGCGCGTCGGCGTACGTCGACGGCGTCGGCCCGGAGGGTACGTGGTTGAACGCGACGGTCGACGGGACGTGA
- a CDS encoding dolichyl-phosphate hexose transferase, whose amino-acid sequence MSDGPYTLDDVTVAMGTYNEEAAIETVLTDIDDATDGRASVVCVDGSSDRTPEVAREHGATVIEQEPQGYGVAVATALRVADTPVVVTTDCDDTYPMERIPDFLDRINEGYDVVSGDRLYWGADAMPAFNRLGNAAFAAITSLLVGERVHDTTTGMRAYRRDVVENIRWTQNTGLSAELLVRPLCRDYDVVEEPIEYAERLGETKLDPLEGGAEILGSILKVCLEERLF is encoded by the coding sequence ATGTCCGACGGCCCGTACACGCTCGACGACGTCACCGTCGCGATGGGGACGTACAACGAGGAAGCAGCCATCGAGACGGTCCTCACTGACATTGACGACGCCACGGACGGCCGCGCCAGCGTCGTCTGCGTCGACGGCTCCAGCGACCGCACGCCGGAGGTCGCTCGCGAGCACGGCGCGACCGTCATCGAGCAGGAACCACAGGGGTACGGCGTCGCCGTCGCGACCGCGCTCCGCGTCGCCGACACGCCCGTGGTCGTCACCACGGACTGCGACGACACCTACCCGATGGAGCGCATCCCTGACTTCCTCGACCGCATCAACGAGGGCTACGACGTCGTCAGCGGCGACCGCCTCTACTGGGGCGCTGACGCAATGCCCGCGTTCAACCGCCTCGGGAACGCCGCTTTCGCCGCCATCACCTCCCTGCTCGTCGGCGAGCGCGTCCACGACACTACCACCGGAATGCGCGCCTACCGGCGCGACGTCGTCGAGAACATCCGCTGGACGCAGAACACGGGGCTGTCGGCCGAACTGCTCGTCCGACCGCTCTGCCGCGACTACGACGTCGTCGAAGAACCGATCGAGTACGCCGAGCGCCTCGGCGAGACGAAACTCGACCCGCTGGAGGGCGGCGCAGAGATTCTCGGCTCCATCCTCAAAGTCTGTCTCGAAGAACGGCTGTTTTAG
- a CDS encoding response regulator transcription factor, whose amino-acid sequence MSEDDTDATTDEHEYTVLVVDDERGLADLYAIWLEDDYNVRTAYNGSEALDALEDGVDIVLLDRQMPDVSGDEVLADVRDRGIDCRVAMVTAVEPELDIIDLGFDDYLRKPVDRETLLATVERLVRRSTYDATVTDFFSTARKHALLSESEDPSVTESEEFAALEAELDDLQSELDTVVSDFDGADYEVLFRRLSTSTDDTDDG is encoded by the coding sequence ATGAGTGAGGACGACACGGACGCTACGACCGACGAGCACGAGTACACCGTGCTCGTCGTCGACGACGAGCGCGGCCTCGCCGACCTCTACGCGATATGGCTGGAGGACGACTACAACGTCCGGACCGCCTACAACGGTTCGGAGGCACTCGACGCCCTCGAAGACGGTGTCGACATCGTCCTCCTCGACCGCCAGATGCCGGACGTCTCCGGCGACGAGGTCCTCGCAGACGTCCGCGACCGCGGCATCGACTGCCGGGTCGCGATGGTGACGGCAGTCGAACCCGAACTCGACATCATCGACCTCGGGTTCGACGACTACCTCCGGAAGCCCGTCGACCGGGAGACCCTGCTGGCGACCGTCGAACGGCTCGTCCGCCGGTCCACGTACGACGCGACGGTCACAGACTTCTTCTCGACGGCCCGGAAACACGCCCTGCTGTCCGAATCCGAGGACCCTAGCGTCACGGAGTCCGAGGAGTTCGCAGCGCTCGAAGCCGAACTCGACGACCTCCAGAGCGAACTGGACACCGTCGTCTCGGATTTCGACGGTGCCGACTACGAGGTACTGTTCAGGCGACTCTCGACGTCGACCGACGATACCGATGACGGCTGA